In the Cellulomonas sp. C5510 genome, GCGCTGGGTGGGCATGGCCGTGGTCGCGGTGCTCGCGGTCGCGGTGGTCTCGTCCTTCGTCACGAACCCGAACTACCAGTGGGACGTCGTCGCGGGCTACGTGTTCGACCCCCGGATCCTGGCCGGCCTGCGCACGACGCTGCTCCTCACGCTCATCGGCACGGTCATCGCCGCGGCGCTGGGGCTGGTGCTCGCGACGATGCGGCTGTCGACCAGCCCGCTGCTGCGCGGCACCGCCGGCGTGTACGTCTGGTTCTTCCGCGGCACGCCGGTCCTGGTGCAGCTGATCCTCTGGTACAACCTGGCGATCCTGGTCCCGACGGTCAGCATCGGGGTGCCCTTCGGGCCCACGCTGTGGTCGGCGAGCACGAACGACCTCATCACCCCGTGGACGGCCGCGATCCTCGGCCTGGCCCTCAACGAGGCCGCGTACCTCGGCGAGATCATCCGGTCCGGGATCATCTCGGTCGACAAGGGGCAGACGGAGGCGGCGCACGCGCTGGGGCTCGGGCGCCTCGACACGTTCCGCCGGATCGTGCTGC is a window encoding:
- a CDS encoding amino acid ABC transporter permease, whose amino-acid sequence is MTRPDLTLPPRGADNVVVPRPRPWRWVGMAVVAVLAVAVVSSFVTNPNYQWDVVAGYVFDPRILAGLRTTLLLTLIGTVIAAALGLVLATMRLSTSPLLRGTAGVYVWFFRGTPVLVQLILWYNLAILVPTVSIGVPFGPTLWSASTNDLITPWTAAILGLALNEAAYLGEIIRSGIISVDKGQTEAAHALGLGRLDTFRRIVLPQALRVIVPPAANEAIGLLKYSSVVSVIALPELLYAGQLIYARTYETIPVLIVVCLWYLVVVTALTAVESRVEARLGAGFRRTPDDVTRNGRWARWLLPRR